In Mastigocladopsis repens PCC 10914, a single window of DNA contains:
- a CDS encoding ParB/RepB/Spo0J family partition protein — translation MPIKSVPIDQIKIGLNRRPINGDKVEELKESIQANGLLNPITVDRKLNLIAGLHRLTACQLLGLEKIECNIVDYEDADQARLAEIDENFIRNELKPLERAELLLERQKILDRLGLMAKAGDNQHTLKGGEIISPPPKTNLEFAKAIGYSERSLQHDKQIAKDIHFEVKQKIKGTAIADIKTELIRIARTGSKERALAEQAQQALELAQAKGDEQQAQQQAKIATQWRLRQQELQLQAFKIAMAKREAKLAAKKAQPLVEQPQARKSTVAAHKPGVNVGDEWMLNRQHLVYCGDTAGKQFANLLPSDAALAIATLSSTWNHDYLVDEARIVAVLRSEGNIYDFCSRTRMPFQYELVLGNLYVGIFSRQSISKPQIPIHIEGVEGIVAYLLNMYTNQNNFVIAPFMGHGEILIACERMGRICFMGDENPELVSRGIMRWQEWSGKQAEKTGASEV, via the coding sequence ATGCCTATAAAATCAGTGCCCATAGACCAAATTAAAATTGGTCTTAACCGCCGTCCCATCAACGGCGACAAAGTTGAGGAGTTGAAAGAATCAATTCAGGCTAATGGTCTGTTGAACCCAATCACAGTAGACCGAAAGCTGAACTTGATTGCTGGGCTACACCGTCTTACAGCTTGTCAGTTACTTGGTTTAGAGAAAATTGAGTGTAATATTGTTGATTACGAAGATGCTGACCAAGCTCGTTTAGCGGAGATAGACGAGAATTTTATCCGTAATGAGTTAAAACCTCTAGAGCGAGCAGAACTGCTATTAGAGCGCCAGAAAATTCTGGATAGACTGGGACTCATGGCTAAAGCAGGAGATAACCAGCATACCCTCAAAGGTGGTGAAATCATTTCACCACCTCCCAAAACTAATTTAGAGTTTGCAAAAGCAATCGGATACAGCGAACGCAGCTTGCAGCACGATAAGCAAATTGCTAAAGATATTCACTTTGAAGTCAAACAGAAAATAAAAGGTACGGCGATCGCTGATATAAAAACGGAGCTGATCAGGATAGCCAGAACAGGAAGTAAAGAACGCGCCTTAGCAGAACAGGCTCAACAGGCTCTAGAGTTAGCTCAGGCGAAAGGAGACGAACAACAAGCCCAGCAGCAAGCTAAAATTGCGACGCAGTGGCGGCTTAGGCAACAAGAGTTACAGTTGCAAGCCTTCAAAATTGCTATGGCAAAGAGAGAGGCTAAGTTAGCCGCAAAGAAAGCCCAACCTCTCGTTGAGCAGCCTCAAGCCAGGAAATCAACAGTTGCTGCTCACAAGCCTGGGGTAAATGTTGGTGACGAATGGATGCTCAATCGACAGCACCTAGTTTATTGCGGGGATACTGCTGGTAAACAATTCGCGAACCTGCTTCCTAGTGATGCAGCTCTGGCTATTGCTACCCTTTCCTCAACCTGGAATCATGATTACTTAGTAGATGAAGCTCGGATTGTCGCTGTGCTGCGCTCCGAGGGCAATATTTATGACTTTTGTAGCCGCACTCGGATGCCATTTCAATACGAATTAGTACTTGGCAATTTGTATGTGGGTATTTTTTCGCGTCAATCAATATCCAAGCCACAAATACCAATTCATATAGAAGGAGTTGAGGGAATAGTAGCTTACTTATTAAATATGTATACAAATCAAAATAATTTTGTCATTGCTCCGTTTATGGGACACGGTGAAATTCTGATTGCTTGCGAAAGAATGGGACGTATATGTTTTATGGGGGATGAGAATCCGGAGTTAGTGAGTCGCGGGATTATGCGGTGGCAAGAGTGGAGTGGTAAGCAAGCAGAGAAAACAGGAGCCTCTGAAGTATAA
- a CDS encoding ABC exporter membrane fusion protein, with the protein MAAEKESQLYTKPSYRWSIMLAALVASATGLLFFYNSSRKSNVQTQPAQAPKAVPTRVAVTALGRLQPQGEVTKLYAPSSQSGVRVEKMLVKEGDEVQAGQVLALLENHARSRAALQQALDKVQVAQAELAQVKAGAKPGDIEAQKAAIARLESQLKGEVATQQATIARLEAELENAQTENDRYQQLYQEGAISASTADSKRLQQQTVQQQLTEAQANLNSSVNTTNDQLNEAKAKLGSIKEVRVVDVKLAEAEVQSAITAVQEAKADHSLTYLKSPLDGRILKVHAKTGEVSSNEGIVEIGKTSQMYVLAEVYQTDIGKVRVGQKATITSTAFPRKIKGTVSEIGLQVDRQNILSVNPTSDTDRRIIEVKIRINDPADSQRVAGLTNLQVDVAIHI; encoded by the coding sequence ATGGCAGCAGAAAAGGAAAGCCAGTTATACACGAAACCCTCGTATCGGTGGTCGATTATGTTAGCAGCTCTTGTTGCTTCAGCTACCGGGCTACTATTTTTCTACAATTCTTCACGAAAGTCTAACGTTCAAACTCAGCCAGCACAAGCCCCAAAGGCTGTCCCAACCAGAGTTGCCGTGACTGCCTTGGGACGTCTACAGCCTCAAGGTGAAGTGACTAAGTTGTATGCTCCCAGCTCACAAAGCGGAGTCCGAGTTGAAAAAATGCTGGTCAAAGAAGGCGATGAGGTTCAAGCTGGGCAAGTCCTGGCTTTGCTTGAAAATCATGCTCGCAGTAGGGCAGCTTTACAACAAGCTTTAGACAAAGTTCAAGTTGCTCAAGCTGAACTCGCGCAGGTAAAAGCTGGAGCTAAACCAGGAGACATAGAGGCACAAAAAGCGGCGATCGCTCGCTTAGAATCGCAATTAAAAGGAGAGGTAGCAACTCAGCAAGCGACAATTGCCCGTTTAGAGGCTGAGTTAGAAAATGCTCAAACTGAAAATGATCGATATCAGCAACTCTATCAAGAAGGTGCCATTTCAGCTTCCACAGCAGATAGCAAGCGTTTGCAACAACAGACAGTGCAACAGCAGCTTACAGAAGCCCAAGCTAACCTCAACAGTAGCGTCAACACCACCAACGACCAGCTCAATGAGGCAAAAGCCAAACTGGGGAGTATTAAAGAGGTGCGAGTCGTAGATGTTAAGTTGGCAGAAGCCGAAGTTCAAAGTGCTATCACTGCTGTCCAAGAAGCAAAAGCAGATCATAGTTTAACTTACCTCAAATCTCCCCTAGATGGAAGAATTTTGAAAGTTCACGCCAAAACGGGAGAAGTAAGCAGTAATGAAGGGATTGTTGAGATAGGCAAAACATCTCAAATGTATGTGCTGGCAGAAGTTTATCAAACTGACATTGGCAAAGTACGTGTAGGTCAAAAAGCTACCATTACCAGCACCGCGTTTCCTAGAAAAATCAAAGGAACTGTAAGTGAGATTGGTTTGCAAGTTGACAGACAAAACATCCTAAGTGTCAATCCAACATCAGACACAGACCGCAGAATCATTGAGGTGAAAATCCGCATCAATGATCCAGCAGATAGTCAAAGGGTCGCAGGTTTAACCAACTTACAAGTGGATGTCGCCATTCACATTTGA
- the devC gene encoding ABC transporter permease DevC, with the protein MAVKTPVAWLQLVRHKVRSLVAVAGIAFIVILMFMQLGFQDALYSSATQVHRHLQGDLFLVSSQYKALTANQSFFRTRLYQTLGFNGVESVSHMYIGFAKFKNPVNGQKYSIYVIGFEPGKPVMNMPKIEENLERIKIPDVVLFDRNSRPEFGDIAQKFEKEKSDQVIEIFPFNSLAGYRVRVGGLFSLGSSFGVDGNLIVSDSTFLRIFSNSRSAEMIDIGAITLKRGINPQNVQRNLQASLPNDVLVFTRQEFIDFEKQYWSKRTPIGFILNLMLSMASVVGIVIVYQILYSNISNQLVAYATLKAIGYANNYLFNVVFQQAFILSILAYIPGFAISLGLYDFAMQVTKLPIMMSLHNGIIVLISTILMCMISGALAINQLRSTDPADIF; encoded by the coding sequence ATGGCTGTTAAAACTCCTGTAGCATGGCTGCAACTCGTCCGACACAAAGTTCGTTCTCTTGTGGCTGTGGCTGGTATTGCTTTTATTGTGATTCTGATGTTTATGCAACTTGGTTTCCAAGATGCTCTTTATTCCAGCGCTACCCAAGTACATCGGCATCTCCAAGGCGATTTATTTTTAGTCAGTTCTCAATATAAAGCATTAACAGCAAATCAAAGCTTTTTCCGGACTCGCTTGTATCAAACCTTAGGGTTTAATGGGGTCGAGTCAGTCAGCCATATGTATATAGGATTTGCCAAATTTAAAAATCCTGTTAACGGTCAAAAATACTCAATATATGTTATTGGGTTTGAACCGGGAAAGCCTGTGATGAATATGCCAAAAATTGAGGAAAATTTAGAGAGAATTAAAATTCCTGATGTCGTGCTTTTTGACCGTAATTCTCGACCAGAGTTTGGGGATATTGCTCAAAAATTTGAAAAAGAAAAATCAGACCAGGTTATTGAAATTTTTCCTTTTAACTCATTGGCTGGTTATAGAGTCAGAGTTGGTGGCTTATTTAGCTTAGGTTCCTCATTTGGAGTAGACGGTAATTTAATTGTCAGTGACTCAACTTTCCTCAGAATATTTTCAAACAGCCGTTCAGCAGAAATGATAGATATAGGTGCGATAACCCTTAAGCGTGGTATCAATCCGCAAAATGTTCAGAGAAATTTACAAGCCAGCTTACCTAATGATGTCCTAGTTTTTACCCGTCAAGAATTTATTGATTTTGAAAAACAATATTGGTCGAAAAGAACACCAATTGGTTTTATACTCAATCTCATGTTATCAATGGCTTCTGTAGTTGGTATAGTCATTGTTTATCAAATTCTTTATAGTAATATTTCCAATCAATTAGTTGCTTATGCGACTTTAAAAGCCATAGGCTATGCAAATAATTATTTATTTAATGTTGTTTTTCAACAGGCTTTTATATTATCAATCTTGGCTTATATACCAGGATTTGCTATTTCTTTAGGTTTATATGATTTTGCCATGCAAGTCACTAAATTACCAATAATGATGTCTTTACACAATGGAATAATTGTCTTAATCTCAACAATATTAATGTGTATGATTTCAGGAGCATTGGCTATCAACCAACTCCGCTCTACAGATCCAGCAGACATTTTCTAG
- a CDS encoding NAD-dependent epimerase/dehydratase family protein, producing the protein MNLKNKTLLITGIGGFIGLRATELAVAQGIKVCGLQDTSDKSKKAQNLGAKVIYGTVTDPTVAQMACQGVDIVLHTAELAKEGGSLDQFREINVRGTVNMAQAAKNAGVKTFIHLSSVLVYGFNYRNHITEDGPLCDEKNPYCQTKIEAEKALLTLNDPPNFGITIIRPGDVYGPESIPWIVRPLVMMRQRLFAYANDGRGVINHVYIDNLIDAIFLAIEKETYGEIFNVTDGQETTWKEYFTRLADVAGFPAPFSLPKDELKLFLQLRYQGQKLFRKQADILPEAVDFMTRPYAYSIAKAQRQLSYQPTVDLEEGMRRTQEWLQKTDIQKLMQ; encoded by the coding sequence ATGAACCTGAAAAACAAAACTCTCCTCATCACTGGAATTGGCGGATTTATCGGTTTGCGTGCTACAGAACTAGCCGTAGCGCAGGGGATAAAGGTTTGTGGATTGCAAGATACTTCAGATAAGAGCAAAAAAGCGCAAAACTTAGGCGCAAAGGTGATTTATGGCACTGTCACTGATCCAACAGTTGCCCAAATGGCTTGTCAAGGAGTAGACATAGTTTTACATACAGCTGAACTAGCAAAAGAAGGCGGTTCTCTCGACCAATTTCGTGAGATAAATGTTCGCGGAACTGTCAATATGGCTCAAGCCGCTAAGAATGCTGGTGTGAAAACTTTCATTCATCTCTCAAGTGTTTTGGTCTATGGTTTTAACTATCGCAATCACATCACTGAAGACGGACCATTGTGTGATGAGAAAAATCCTTACTGTCAGACAAAAATAGAAGCTGAAAAAGCACTTTTAACACTGAACGACCCTCCCAATTTTGGCATCACTATCATTAGACCAGGAGATGTTTACGGACCTGAGAGTATTCCCTGGATAGTTCGACCGCTTGTGATGATGCGGCAAAGATTATTTGCCTATGCTAATGATGGACGGGGAGTCATCAACCATGTGTATATCGATAACCTTATCGATGCCATATTTCTTGCCATCGAAAAAGAAACATACGGGGAAATTTTCAATGTGACTGATGGACAAGAAACGACTTGGAAAGAGTATTTTACACGTTTAGCTGACGTAGCAGGATTCCCTGCACCCTTTTCTTTACCAAAAGATGAACTGAAATTGTTTCTCCAGCTACGCTATCAAGGACAAAAACTTTTTCGTAAACAAGCCGACATTTTGCCCGAAGCTGTAGATTTTATGACTCGCCCCTATGCTTATTCGATCGCCAAAGCACAAAGGCAGTTAAGTTATCAACCAACAGTTGATCTAGAAGAGGGGATGCGGCGTACACAAGAATGGCTGCAAAAAACCGACATCCAAAAATTGATGCAATAG
- a CDS encoding DUF2141 domain-containing protein, translated as MPRIFQVSTFFLAIVASISLARTVKAEPTATLTVVVNELHHKKGQVCLRVYSSEKGFPDSNTSEVQSGCAQITGSSVKKHFYGLKPGTYAVAVVDDQNGDHKLNKDFLGIPKEGFGISKNPTVSITTGTPKFRDASFVLRKNTTINIVMKYSLDL; from the coding sequence ATGCCTAGAATATTTCAAGTCAGCACTTTTTTTCTCGCTATCGTAGCAAGCATCAGTTTAGCTAGAACAGTGAAAGCAGAACCTACGGCAACACTTACTGTCGTAGTAAATGAGCTACATCACAAAAAAGGTCAAGTTTGCCTAAGAGTATACTCCAGTGAAAAAGGATTTCCTGATAGTAATACCAGTGAAGTACAAAGTGGCTGCGCTCAGATCACAGGAAGTTCTGTAAAAAAGCATTTCTACGGCTTGAAGCCAGGAACTTATGCTGTCGCCGTAGTTGACGACCAAAACGGAGACCACAAACTCAATAAAGACTTTTTAGGTATTCCGAAAGAAGGTTTTGGGATTTCCAAAAATCCAACTGTATCCATAACAACGGGTACACCAAAGTTTCGCGACGCCAGTTTTGTGCTGAGAAAAAATACAACCATCAACATAGTCATGAAATATTCGCTCGACCTATAA